ATTAAAacttaaaattaaaatcaggATTGATCCAACCCTTATCGCatcatatatacatactTTCAGATCATCACCAGCAGcataattcaattttttagCACACATAATGAAACTGAACGATAATATATCCGAACAGCTCTTTACCAAAACTCAGTCTTAACTTACAAGTCAACTAATGATATGCACGATATATTATATCCTATCTTCAACAAGTAcgaattatttataaaaatctTCAGTGATTGCACTTTGaaataaatgttttataAACACATATTATCTGTTTAGTTTCGATATTTTATCTTAGAAAATCGCGATGCGATTAAGCCTCTCCGACAGGTTCGGTTTACTCAGGGTCTTTCCATCAGTAACCGATCGTCAGTACCTGAAGACAAGATTGTATGTTCCATCAACCATTGATAGATTGGAGGAAATGGTTATATACGGTACATctgtttaattttaatatgtttttagttttattttattttatttttggatATTTCTATATATGAATgttatatcttttaattgCAAATTGTGGAAGAACCTTCTATTCCGTTTCTTTACGCATATGgagaattttatttgattctCGCATCAAGCCATGGGTGCAATAATAACTCAACGGCACTTGGTCTCTTCTCataattgatttcaaatgttttcttcaaaaaatcGACACTGTTTGGAGAGGCCCAGGATGGAAGTTCTGGTGCTGTATTAGTtccaattttgaaaatagtTTGCATCTGTGATAATTCTGGGAATGGGTGTCTACCTGTGTACATTTCGATAATAACACAACCGGTAGACCAAATATCAATCTTTTCCGTGGCGGCAGTTTGTCTTACCACTTCAGGGGCCATCCAATATACCGAACCTTGTAACGAAACTCTTTTATTAATCTTCTCATTTTCTTGTGGACGAACCTTTTCATTCTTCTCAGGAgattcttcattattttcagcattgattttatttaatggaGATAATTTCTTCGAAATACCAAAATCAGTAATTTTGACACAGCCttttatatcaattaaaatattggCACCCTTGATATCTCTgtgaataatatttttcctATGCAAATAGGCAACACCTATCAAAATTTGTCTGgtaaaatttataattaatgaCTCTTCAAATGGACCGTAATTTTTCAGCATCGAAGACACTGAACCACCTGGGACATATTCtaagaagatattgaaattttgacCTTCCTGGGATGAACCATAATAGGTAACAATGTTTTCATGATGTAACTCTTTTAACAAGTTCATTTCGTGTTGTAGAGCATCAACCATTTTTTTGTAAACTGAAGACTTCTTTTTCTtatcatttatattcatttcaGTACCCAAGATATCAGCTGGTATCTCGACTTGTTTTACTGCCATCAGTTCGCCAGTAGTTGCATTCATACCTAGGTACACGCTACCGAAACTACCACTACCAATACACGCACCTTTCAACCATGCTTTAGGAGTTGAAACAGTAGTTGGTAAGGAGAAGATATCATTTTCACTGTCATATATGTCATCAGGTATTTCTGGAACAAGTTTGATATGATTTGGATCTGCTGTTGCTTGTGTATGCCCTGGGTTTCCTGGTGTAGTGCTTATTTTGTTGTTCACCGTTGAATGAGGATCATTTTGGGGCAAACTTCCAAGTAATGCATTGTCAACAGCTGTATTATGTTTCAAGATAATATCACCAACTTTGTTCGACTCAGAATCTATTGTTCTCCTACGTCCATTTGTTAATCTCACAGATTGACGGAAAGAATCCTTTAAAGTCTTTTGTAAATGTTTCATATCTGCTTTTGGGAAGTAACCTGTCAAATTTGTG
The sequence above is drawn from the Tetrapisispora phaffii CBS 4417 chromosome 2, complete genome genome and encodes:
- the STE11 gene encoding mitogen-activated protein kinase kinase kinase STE11 (similar to Saccharomyces cerevisiae STE11 (YLR362W); ancestral locus Anc_4.202); the encoded protein is MGTLFMEQFLHDLNCGKYVEAFKECEILNRDDIEHLDREILEELGVSKLGDRIRILNKAKLLRERRCEKLTDQLNGIIEKINSLSTTNMNVTDDLIAMDKHSSIFILNDGSAKKVNVNGCFNAELIKKRLIKRLPSELIALDQSGEETKSAEDYDVFVVNYEKNILHLLYDVELVTICHSSDRIEKNRLIFISKDQTPSDKALATSKKLYLRTLNFTNKKHVLQPENLLGSNNLIFSGYAQNENIGVGQPLKMDNTKGQLRRIFNQRPPSELISTNLTGYFPKADMKHLQKTLKDSFRQSVRLTNGRRRTIDSESNKVGDIILKHNTAVDNALLGSLPQNDPHSTVNNKISTTPGNPGHTQATADPNHIKLVPEIPDDIYDSENDIFSLPTTVSTPKAWLKGACIGSGSFGSVYLGMNATTGELMAVKQVEIPADILGTEMNINDKKKKSSVYKKMVDALQHEMNLLKELHHENIVTYYGSSQEGQNFNIFLEYVPGGSVSSMLKNYGPFEESLIINFTRQILIGVAYLHRKNIIHRDIKGANILIDIKGCVKITDFGISKKLSPLNKINAENNEESPEKNEKVRPQENEKINKRVSLQGSVYWMAPEVVRQTAATEKIDIWSTGCVIIEMYTGRHPFPELSQMQTIFKIGTNTAPELPSWASPNSVDFLKKTFEINYEKRPSAVELLLHPWLDARIK